AACAATATTAActgctctaacttttaacgtgagaatTCCATTACGAAAAATCAGttcgcaaataatagtttaggtaatctcatatatttttactttaaatttttgtttatttgttacgGTTAAATTTGCAGATTTTCATCGAAATAAgaatgtttagttttttttaactttgtttaGTTTCAAACCATAAGAAGGCAGTTCAAAGAACCATcttaaaaaagataaataaactaAAGGAAATCATCATTATTTGacataaaaatcttaaaatagcATATAGATAGAACCCGCCAAAAATTCAGATAGTACCAACCAACATACTAGTTTTTGTACTAATTTTCAAGGCGTAAATCTTACTGACAACTTCCTCACTCAATAGTTGTTGTagtgatattacgtgtatacgcacaccaattaacctaatgtgcacactaccacaatcgaatggtatgtcgatgtagcactttaggatcgaatccacagagaccaactattacactttatctttatggaatCAATATCAAgttaaaacaatatgggggtttaaatatttgagggtttcgtgagaaacaagtaacaagattaattaaagtattcaaataactaaaatgctagcctatggtggtttgatcgggtgttaagcaagtgtgagccaaacaattattcaagtttaattaagagcaagtctagaactcggatcactcaagtaaaacagtccactgtcgtggtactgctccctatgctgatcgatcttgatacctaaactctcgtttggatcaagatgcgacaGCTAACAATAGaggtcaagtccgatatgttcacaaaacaccctaacatctactttcgctggttagggatgcaatgctcattcaagttatgtctagcaacctataacacttttgatgaatagattaaacctaaaatcaggcactaagtggttaacttgatgcaagccttaagaacaacagtgaatgaagacaatcgatttataacttatttatgtcaagctcacagatctaacaccctaacaccctagactaagcaagctgactactcagccatagcTACAGAGAACACAGagataacagatgaagaaaacatgctgaatcaataaaataaaagagatagggTTCAGGATTCTTCTCAAGAGTGTAGagatccttctccctttacaataaGCAAATCCAACAATGGAGTTTTAGGGTCTGGTTCCTCTCTGTAAACTAGCGtagaatgataaagagaaacaaaaaatatgatatatcaaagccacaggcggctgggagagaaaatagggataattagggcaaatcacgtaatgattgtagtttccttaaaaatctctgccgctggaataGTCACTCGGAAtagtcactcgggttgctccgctatctgactgttctgcgtgaaaaccaccaaattgcattgttttctgcctcttttgttccagctggtccatctcccatccaatgcaactccagacctgtaatgattccaaaaggactagaaagactcgataaagacttgaaaaccaatttaaaagcatatatacaagatacataaaacaccatatatcaattcccccagacttagatccttgtttgtcctcaaacaatgtcaagtatcaagaacagggagaaatgtttgaaagtgtgggaactctcctattctcagcaaccatactttaaccacgaatctctgaaccatacaagcagtaaaactaggacaacacacccttaccggaaccccactgactgctgttcaaaaatcggctccatactcttcatctcaaacctgaaaaagcaacactatcgagacagaactccctACATTCGTTTAAGAGTAgtgtgagcttctcatcacaggcatcattaggggtagacggtctaggtgtggaacaagctatttaatggtggagttaaaagtgtttaggggctaccatttcattgaagaggatgcaggatatcacacaaaatgacaagagaggatagatccattgatgtccacagcctctactcgtttttgctctaTCTGGTGTGACTGTTCTGATGACGGAACAGGCAACTGATTGTTCTGCGTTCCACTTTCCTTTTGGTACCCACTCCTTTGCTCGATCTTTCCAGTGGCTCATATTTCTTTGATCTCATCCCCTTCTCCATCaccttattttgattttttttttttttttttttttgtagactgatatggtgatgtgacaAAGAGAGAGGTCATACATGATggttctgagtgccactggtggttctgattttGCAACCATCCTGGTTCTCCACCCTtgctcttgcgcagttcattggttatggagcggttgctcccctaatctgcttgttctcctttctgcCATAATTCTGGAGCAGTAACGAGTAGGaggctgcgttgatcctttcctctccgacctttttgtacatatctgcacatatgacactgaaaaacaaatgcatgaaggtggaataaaggctaaggtgcagggtgggaactagctaaagatgagctagctactcaggatcagcaagatggataaaaaggataagaagtcctgagtgtgttaTCGTTTCCCagatctaatgcccataacaagaagaatttcagttaagattaggttcaagtaaggaggagttaagtctacccagtgtaacctgatcggctgagaacttctggagaatcaagtgagatatgtcagAGTGTTCCAGGTtcacatgtgtgtctttcgccactgctaaggttactgaataagataactaaagcacaaggtggtcagtgatcaacacataataaggtcctaattcccacaaagttttgactgactcaataaaaactgattcaaattgacccaaaagaaaaacaaaagaaagaaacgagttagtaaacaacgaaaaccctcccccagacttacttcacaacgtccctggtgtgaaaataaatcagagagaaggagaaaacaagaataaatatatatatatatatatatatttttttttgggttgagATACTTACCTGAGTGGAGCAGACGCTCCATGAAAATTATGGGTGTTCTATCGTCAGATGATCGCCTGGAACAACAGCTCTTTTCAGGGGGTAGGTTGTTCCGTTTCTGCAACCCAGAATTTTTGAAGTATctcggatttttttttgctttttgacctgagactcaataaactaaaacgaaaataagtaaacaaaaacaaaactaagtTATATTTACAcgtaccagtgggttgcctcccaccaagcgcttggtttaattctgtagcttgacttggtgactgGGATCAGTCGGGTTGAGCAGCAGGacttgttccaaaacaagctccacaatcagacatgttcaacTTCTAAACTCTGCTCAGCAACCCTTTCACAgcagcttctcctttctctttcagctcatgtgtgagcattactctgactttagagaaaggtttaaaggtacccttgcactttacctcatactcaatggatTTCTCATCACACAAGCGAGGTGTCAAAGTCATCATAGGATCAcccttgacccttttcttctgAACTTTCTGTTTCACCCTTGAATTATCTCTGAATTTAGTAGGATCAGTGTTAGGATCTTCATCAGATAACAGCCTGCTCTCACCCTTATCACCATGCTCCTTCTCTGGAacaaccttcagcttttctacatcaaacactgagatgcgagaggcgtgtgatgaggaagatctggtgggtacaaccttgtagaaaactttcttgttgatgttggagaagcagactctcttgttgggcatatcgatggttgctccaacagtagccatgaatgtccttccaaatatcaaaggcatctcatgatccttgttcatctcaacaacttgaaactcaGCAGGAACAATGCATTCCCCTACTTGAACATGAAGGCTGCGGATGGTTCCATATGGGACTGCTCTAGACGAGTTTGCAAAGGTCAGGGTCAGCTGAGAGCGCTCAACATCAGCAACACCCAAATCGTCTACAATAGCCTTTGAGACGAGATTCACACAAGAACCAGAGTCACAAAGAGCATCCTTGAAGGTTGTTCCTGCGATGGAACAtgggaaaacaaactttccaggatcatcaaccttaggcaatACCTTCAGTGCTGGTGTAGACAGAGCTTTGGCATAGAGGACCTTGATCTCCTCTTGAGTCTCTCTACAGTTTCTAAAAAACTTGAGCAATGGACGAATCTGCAGAGCATCTTCAAATGGAAGTTCTTTAGGAagccttctcaccatcttgttaaaacctatcagatgctcttcactaatgggatccatcagatgtctaggtggaattggataggGAACCTTGGAAACATAGACTCGAGATGGTGGAGTCTCAGCAGGTTCGCTAGAAGCAGTCACTCCAGAGCTAGCAGACTGCTCTGCTCTCTCTTCTGCGCCTGGAGCAGTCTCAGCGAACGACTGCTCtattgcattacagtgctcagtCCTAGGATTTTTATCAGTTCTTTCAGGGAGCGTCtcttgttgcctcttgacactctcaactgtttgagcaagctgaacatcgatctttcttataTGGATCGCAGGATTGTCATACTTGTTATTCagctcagtgaacatgttgcCCATCTTGGTGTCTATTTCTGTGGTTACCTGATTCAACGCCTTGGCCTGAACTTGCTGACCCTGCAACAGCTGTTCcatcatcatacccagacccttcagctcatctggttgactgttcccgttagctggaacagcttgctgattgctctgcggttgtcGCTTGTTCTGGTTCTGAATATGCCTGACCGTAGCTTGCTCCATGTTGAAGACGTgcccttggttgtttttcagtagctgatcaaccttggcagtTAGCTCATCTATTTTCTGGGTGTCAGAACTGTTCCCTTTTTTGGAGCAATCACTTtcctctttcttattagctgagctagcagccatgttctcaatcagcttaaacgctccatcagtggtttgagtcatgaagtctccattgctggcagagtttagagcaccttggtatttccagtccactccatcatagaaaatgtccaggaggtaatcatcatcaaatccatggtgaggacattctctgcgatagtcattgaagcgctcccatgtgtcgcagaaaggctcatcagtgagctgtctgaaggaggtgatcttgttcttcaatgcagctgttctcgccttagagtagaaatggctgaggaacgctgatcggacttattcccatgaagtgagagagccaatagggagagagttcaaccaccgtgcagcttttccatcaagagagaatggaAATAACATACACGTGATGTAGtctggtggaacaccattcACGCGAGTGAAACTGCTGACTTTTTtgaagctctcaatatgctccattggaatttatgtagagagaccagagaacacctttctctgtactagaccgatcaaagcaaacttgatctcgaagtcctgcctggtgcagagtggaggaacaatggcagagcgtGTAGTAGGGATGTTGCAAGGAATGTTTCTCTACCCGATTGGAACAGTCTGCGCTTGTTGTTCCTGCCGCGCGAGAGCAGCCTGTTCAGCAGCATCCTGCTgagcttggatggtctgctgcatttgttgcatctgctgctgcatgagtgccatagccgcagtgagatcatcctgattggcgtgatcacccatagtggtgtcggtttgccttggctgttgacgatttgttctttctaaccttgctagctcctggttggtaaatgtaactaactctccttgtgcgtttctcagagtatgtctactggtaaTGCACCTGAAAAATTAGCTGCAACAAAAAGGATAGagcaagttagaggtcttagactaaataaataaccgaaaaataaaggtaaaaagatggttcccggcaacggcgccaaattgatattacgtgtatacgcaccccaattaacctaatgtgcacactaccacaatcaaatggtatgtcgatgtagcactttaggattgaatccacagagaccaactattacactttatctttatgggatcaatatcaagctaaaacaataagggggtttaaagatttgagggtttcgtgagaaacaagtaacaagattaattaaagtattCAGATAACTAAAATGCTAGCCcagggtggtttgatcgggtgttaagcaagtgtgagccaaacaattattcaagtttaattaagagcaagtctagaaATCGGATCACTCAAGTAAAACTGTCCACTGTCGTGGTACTgctccctatgctgatcgatcttgatacccaaactctcgtttggatcaagatgcgacaACTAGCAATAGaggtcaagtccgatatgttcacaaaacaccctaacatctactttcgctggttagggatgcaatgctcattcaagttatgtctagcaacctataacacttttgatgaatagattaaacctagaatcaggcactaagtggttaacttgatgcaagccttaagaacaacagtgaatgaagacaatcgatttataacttatttatgtcaagctcacggatctaacaccctaacaccctagactaagcaaactgactactcagccatagcTACAGAGAACACAGAGATAACAAATGAGGAAAACATGctgaatcaataaaataaaagagatagggTTCAGGATTCTTCTCAAGAGTGTAGagatccttctccctttacaataaGCAAATCCAACAATGGAGTTTTCAGGTCTGGTTCCTCTCTGTAAACTAGCGtagaatgataaagagaaacagaaaatatgatatatcaaagccacaggcggctaggagagaaaatagggataattagggtaaatcccgtaatgattgtagtttccttaaaaatctctgtcgctggaacactcacttggaacagtcactcgggttgctccgctatctgactgttctgcgtgaaaaccaccaaattgcattgttttctgcctcttttgttccagctggtccatctcccatcaaatgcaactccagacctgtaatgactccaaaaggactagaaagactcgataaagacttgaaaaccaatttaaaagcatatatacaagatgtataaaacacatATATCATGTAGCCAAGGAAAACATGATGAGTCAGAGGACTATGATCTCTGATCTCTTACCGCTTCCACTCTATTCGCAACGAGAGTAATGCGATAGATACAAAATAGAATTATGAGCATGAACGATGGGGTCCATAAAGATGATACAATTATGTTGCACGTTTGCCATCAATATGGAAGATCCGAAATTAGAAGCCAAATTGCAAAAACATAAGATCATATCCTTGAAACTAGTTCTTCTTTTATCCACAATAACAGTTTGAGAAGAATTCAGATTTTAGTGATCCATTTCTATAAGATAATTCCCACCACTTCTGACCAATTTTAGAGATCCGTTTCTTAATTTTTCAAGCATTCTAAAACTAAAAGTAATATTTGTGTTTAGCTTCCTTTATGtcatttataactttttattgtcaaaatttatttgtttaacgctgatttattatgatattacaattatgagaaatattacatagacgattcgacaaccgacaatgtTACCTGCCTTATGAGGATCTACGTCTAACTGCATCAATTGAGCTGTCCTATGAAAATATACGCCTGGACGGATTtatttgcaccatgttgaagatcccttgtaaATCTTGAAGATcctttataaactttttttcgtaatttatttaattatttaataaatcatttttttctgaaaatcgAAACATTGAATCTTCTGTAATGTGCaatctgtaaaaaaaattgtatagcCTAGGGTTTCAATGCTAAGTACAAGATTAACCACTGGGACAAGGTGCTTCGCATAGTCCAAATTTGTTTCCTCGCAATTTGTTTTTCATATACGTTATAAACGCTAAGTGGGCTAAAATGGGATTACTAATACAAAATGGGTTCTCCAAGTaggaaaaatataaacaaatggCCCAATTTAATTTGGTCTAACATCAAACAAGCAAAATATATTCAATGGTCTCTCTTTCAACCCCTTCTGCAAGCAAAACCTGTTCCACCCTTCACGCGCGTCTGCTCCTACTTTGGTTTCGTCCAATACAGTCTCAGACCGAACCTCTCTGTCTTCTTATTACATGAGTTCGGTCGCCTCACTTCTATGCTTCTCTAGATGTACCTTGTCCTCCCATGTATACACTGCATACGGTATGTTATAGCACACCACTTGTTCGATGATATGCCTCAACGGAACTTACTTTTGTTCTCACCTTTCTTGATTGCTTTGATTCCCCAGACGGAGAAGCCCAATTGGTTAACTTTCTGCTTTCATGGATCAAACACATAGTGAAACAATAATCAAAACCGATTCTTTTCGCTGCAATCATATGCCGCGTACTGTATATGCCGTCTTCTCCTTACCGCGGTCTCACTGTAACCGAGCTTCGCAAGTTCATACCCAAATCTTGGAAACGCCACATCCCACAAACCGGCGATGACACATCAGTTCCTGTTGCTCTGTTCAAATCTCTCGGACAGTTCATCTCCCAAGGTCGTCTGTCCGAAGCTTTCAGAACTTTCTCTCTTCTACTTCTTCGTCACCAGTCTGGTTCTCATGAATTCGTTCTGCAATCAGCTGCTTCCCTTTTGTCGACATGCGTGGAGCTTAACGAGTTTGTTCCAGGGCAGCAGATTCACGCTCACTGTATCTCCTCCGGTTTGGAGTTTGATCCTGTTCTGGTCCCAAAGCTTGTTACTTTCTACTCTGCTTTTAATCTCCTCCACGAAGCTCAGACCATTACCGAGAGCTCTGACTTTAATCATCCCTTGCCGTGGAATGTGCTCATCGGTTCGTATGTTAGGAACAAACGGTTTCTTGAGGCAGTCTCTGCTTACAAGCGAATGATGAACAAAGGAATCCAACCGGATGCTTTTACGTACCCTTCTGTTCTCAAAGCTTGCGGAGCTTTACTGGATTTTGCATCTGGAAGAGTTGTTCATGGCTCCGTTGAGGTTAGCCCTCACAGACGCAGCTTGTATGTCTGCAATGCGTTGATATCTATGTATGCCAGATTTGGTAATGTGGACATTGCTCGGAGATTGTTTGACACCATGTCTGAACGGGATGCTGTCTCGTGGAATACATTGATTAACTGTTATGCTTCTCAAGGCAAATGGGAGGAAGCTCTCGAGTTTTTCGATAGAATGAGTCTCTCTGGCGTAGAAGCGACTGTTGTAACATGGAACACGTTAGCTGGAGTTCTTTTGCAGACGGGAGAGTATGTAAAGGCTTTGAGTTTTGTAGCGAAGATGAGAAATCACAATGTGAGTTTAGATTCTGTAGCTATGATTAATGGTTTGAAGGCATGCTCGCAGATTGGAGCTTTACGGTGCGGTAGAGAGTTCCATTGCCTTGCGATACGTAGCTGTTACGCTCGAATCGAGAACGTTggaaactcgttgatcacaatGTACTCAAGATGTGGTGATCTTAATCACGCCTTTATAGTGTTTCAGCAGATGGGAGCGAATGGTTTGAGTACATGGAACTCTATCGTCTCCGGTTATGCGCACAACGAGAGATCAGAAGAAACATGTTTCCTTCTCAGGGAGGTGATGCTCGCTGGCTTTCACCCAAACCACGTTACTCTCGCCAGCGTTCTCGCGCTTTGTGCTCGAGTGGGAAGCCTGCAGCATGGGAGAGAGCTCCACTGCTACATCCTGAGGCGACGAAGCTGTTTCAATGACGGTTTAATCCTTTGGAACTCCCTTGTTGATATGTATTCAAAATCCGGGAAAATGGGAGCTGCCAAAAGGGTGTTTGAGTCGATGAGCAAGAGGGACAGAGTGACATACACTTCCTTGATAGATGGATACGGTATGTTGGGTGAAGGAGAAGTCGCCTTGGCGTGGTTCAAGGAAATGATCAGATCAGGTATGGAACCTGATCATGTAACCATGGTTGCAGTTTTATCAGCTTGTAGCCATTCCGATTTAGTGGGGGAAGGAGAAAGGCAGTTTAAGAAGATGCAGTATGTGTTTGGTATACACCCTCGCCTCGAACACTATTCATGTATGGTTGATCTCTACTGCAGAGCAGGTCTGCTTGTTAACGCCAGAGATGTAATCCGCAGAATCCCTTACGAGCCGTCTCGTGGTATGTGTGCTACTCTGGTAATAGCTTGTTTGATCCACGGAAGCAAAGACATTGGCGAATGGGCTGCAGATCTGCTACGGGAGACGGAGCCAGTGAATTGGAGACACTGTTTGTTGATAGCTGATATGTATACAGCTTCTGGTTCTTGGAGCAAGCTTGAAGAGGTGAAGAGGTTGATGACTAGTGTGGGAGTAGCTCATGAGTTTGCTGCTCTTGGTTCTTCTTCCATCAACCAGGAGCAAAGTTTAGACGAAGAACGTCTTGTAGAAGTAGGATAAAATGTATTATTATCTGAATGATCAAACTGGAAACATTGGTTTGTTGAGTGTACATAATCTTATACACGATCGTGTCTCAAAAGTTCAGATTATATGTTGTTACTCGAA
This region of Brassica napus cultivar Da-Ae chromosome C5, Da-Ae, whole genome shotgun sequence genomic DNA includes:
- the LOC106397736 gene encoding pentatricopeptide repeat-containing protein At1g22830-like, which translates into the protein MPSSPYRGLTVTELRKFIPKSWKRHIPQTGDDTSVPVALFKSLGQFISQGRLSEAFRTFSLLLLRHQSGSHEFVLQSAASLLSTCVELNEFVPGQQIHAHCISSGLEFDPVLVPKLVTFYSAFNLLHEAQTITESSDFNHPLPWNVLIGSYVRNKRFLEAVSAYKRMMNKGIQPDAFTYPSVLKACGALLDFASGRVVHGSVEVSPHRRSLYVCNALISMYARFGNVDIARRLFDTMSERDAVSWNTLINCYASQGKWEEALEFFDRMSLSGVEATVVTWNTLAGVLLQTGEYVKALSFVAKMRNHNVSLDSVAMINGLKACSQIGALRCGREFHCLAIRSCYARIENVGNSLITMYSRCGDLNHAFIVFQQMGANGLSTWNSIVSGYAHNERSEETCFLLREVMLAGFHPNHVTLASVLALCARVGSLQHGRELHCYILRRRSCFNDGLILWNSLVDMYSKSGKMGAAKRVFESMSKRDRVTYTSLIDGYGMLGEGEVALAWFKEMIRSGMEPDHVTMVAVLSACSHSDLVGEGERQFKKMQYVFGIHPRLEHYSCMVDLYCRAGLLVNARDVIRRIPYEPSRGMCATLVIACLIHGSKDIGEWAADLLRETEPVNWRHCLLIADMYTASGSWSKLEEVKRLMTSVGVAHEFAALGSSSINQEQSLDEERLVEVG